One region of Ornithinibacter aureus genomic DNA includes:
- a CDS encoding (Fe-S)-binding protein gives MSAVLASTPVHVLASGIVPTPDERFGGFSAIQGVALALCFVIPLIGWALLFRQLGRFVALYRLGQPDAGRTGSPGARTWTLAKEFLGHTRMSRLKVVAVAHWFTALAFLILFTTLVNAFFQLVQPDYRLPIIGHFPPFEWLVEVFAWAGLIGIVVLIAIRQRNHPRSAAGEGGRRSRFFGSNFWQAYYVEATIFFVTICILLLRGLESAMVARLEPETSLALHFPLTGWMAGLFSGVSLPGLATWVYVVATIKILISFAWMITISLQPTMGVAWHRFLAFPNIWFKREASGRTALGAAKPLTIGGKPFDMEAMEELEEGDTLGVGKVEDFTWKGLLDFSTCTECGRCQSQCPAWNTDKPLSPKLLMMTLRDHADAKAPFLKALAANDGDEAKALATVGGGAAAAGATASEGSVIDWSAMALVGETGYSADSPLSAYNPHGPDAVIDQDVLWSCTTCGACVEQCPVDIEHVDHIIDMRRYATLIESAFPSELGGLFKNLEGKGNPWGMGARARLDWAKDLPFPVKVLGQDVESASEVEWLFWVGCAGAYEDRAKKTTRAVAELLDTAGVTFAVLGDGETCTGDSARRAGNELLFQTLAAQNVETFGEFGVTKVVVTCAHCFNTIKNEYPQIGGNYEVVHHTQLLNRLVRDKKLVPVARPADVPGMSTAKNPASTAETVTYHDPCYLGRHNDVYAPPRELIGALPGVELREMERTKEKSFCCGAGGARMWMEEKLGTRINTNRTEEAIGTGAERIAIGCPFCRVMISDGLTAAQAGGVAESVEVVDVAQMLLAAVRRGTADGDGVGAGAGPADGGSSSGEADGGRMPAAPAPEVTAPAAAATAAAAGAAGASAGAAVVGAAAASTRTEIDQKVTPGTATTNAEADPWDTPATSSPDASQGEPAEPDPWDQPAAAAPAAGESEPDPWDESAAPASPTAPAAAAATEPDPWDELAAPASAAAATEPDPWDEPAAPASPTAPAAAAATEPDPWDEPTTPAPAAQVAAASEPDPWDEPAAPASPTAPAAAAATEPDPWDEPAAPASPTAP, from the coding sequence ATGTCTGCCGTCCTTGCCTCCACGCCGGTGCACGTCCTGGCCAGCGGCATCGTGCCCACGCCCGACGAGCGCTTCGGTGGCTTCAGCGCCATCCAGGGCGTCGCGCTCGCCCTGTGCTTCGTCATCCCGCTCATCGGGTGGGCGCTGCTGTTCCGCCAGCTCGGCCGGTTCGTCGCGCTGTACCGCCTCGGCCAGCCGGATGCCGGGCGCACGGGTTCGCCGGGCGCGCGCACCTGGACGTTGGCGAAGGAGTTCCTCGGCCACACCCGGATGTCCCGGCTGAAGGTCGTCGCGGTGGCGCACTGGTTCACCGCGCTGGCGTTCCTCATCCTGTTCACCACGCTCGTCAACGCGTTCTTCCAGCTCGTGCAGCCCGACTACCGGCTGCCGATCATCGGGCACTTCCCGCCCTTCGAGTGGCTCGTCGAGGTGTTCGCGTGGGCGGGGCTCATCGGCATCGTCGTGCTCATCGCCATCCGGCAGAGGAACCACCCGCGCTCGGCCGCCGGCGAGGGCGGGCGGCGCTCGCGCTTCTTCGGCTCGAACTTCTGGCAGGCGTACTACGTCGAGGCGACGATCTTCTTCGTCACGATCTGCATCCTGCTGCTGCGCGGGCTGGAGTCTGCGATGGTGGCGCGCCTGGAGCCGGAGACCTCGCTGGCGCTGCACTTCCCCCTCACCGGGTGGATGGCAGGGCTGTTCTCCGGGGTGTCACTGCCCGGGCTGGCCACGTGGGTCTACGTCGTCGCGACCATCAAGATCCTCATCTCGTTCGCGTGGATGATCACGATCTCCCTCCAGCCGACGATGGGTGTCGCCTGGCACCGCTTCCTCGCGTTCCCGAACATCTGGTTCAAGCGCGAGGCCTCGGGGCGCACGGCCCTGGGTGCCGCCAAGCCGCTCACCATCGGCGGCAAGCCCTTCGACATGGAGGCCATGGAGGAGCTCGAGGAGGGCGACACCCTCGGCGTCGGCAAGGTCGAGGACTTCACCTGGAAGGGCCTGCTCGACTTCTCCACCTGCACCGAGTGTGGCCGCTGCCAGTCGCAGTGTCCCGCGTGGAACACCGACAAGCCGCTGTCGCCGAAGCTGCTCATGATGACCCTGCGCGACCACGCAGACGCCAAGGCCCCGTTCCTCAAGGCCCTGGCAGCGAACGACGGCGACGAGGCGAAGGCGCTGGCCACGGTGGGTGGCGGGGCGGCAGCGGCGGGGGCCACGGCATCCGAGGGGTCGGTCATCGACTGGTCGGCGATGGCGCTCGTCGGGGAGACCGGGTACTCGGCCGACTCGCCGCTGTCGGCGTACAACCCCCACGGCCCCGACGCCGTGATCGACCAGGACGTGCTGTGGTCGTGCACCACGTGTGGCGCGTGCGTCGAGCAGTGCCCGGTCGACATCGAGCACGTCGACCACATCATCGACATGCGCCGGTACGCCACGCTCATCGAGTCGGCGTTCCCGAGCGAGCTCGGAGGGCTGTTCAAGAACCTCGAGGGCAAGGGCAACCCGTGGGGCATGGGTGCGCGGGCCCGGCTGGACTGGGCCAAGGACCTGCCTTTCCCGGTGAAGGTGCTGGGCCAGGACGTGGAGTCGGCGTCGGAGGTGGAGTGGCTGTTCTGGGTGGGGTGCGCGGGGGCGTACGAGGACCGCGCGAAGAAGACGACGCGTGCGGTGGCGGAGCTGCTCGACACCGCCGGGGTGACCTTCGCGGTGCTCGGCGACGGCGAGACGTGCACCGGTGACTCGGCGCGGCGGGCCGGCAACGAGCTGCTCTTCCAGACGTTGGCGGCGCAGAACGTCGAGACGTTCGGGGAGTTCGGCGTCACCAAGGTCGTCGTGACGTGCGCGCACTGCTTCAACACGATCAAGAACGAGTACCCGCAGATCGGCGGGAACTACGAGGTCGTGCACCACACCCAGCTGCTCAACCGCCTGGTGCGCGACAAGAAGCTCGTGCCGGTGGCGCGGCCGGCGGACGTTCCGGGGATGTCGACGGCGAAGAACCCCGCGTCGACCGCCGAGACGGTGACCTACCACGACCCGTGCTACCTCGGCCGGCACAACGACGTCTACGCCCCGCCGCGCGAGCTGATCGGTGCACTGCCCGGCGTCGAGCTGCGCGAGATGGAGCGCACCAAGGAGAAGTCGTTCTGCTGCGGCGCCGGCGGTGCCCGCATGTGGATGGAGGAGAAGCTCGGCACGCGGATCAACACCAACCGCACCGAGGAGGCCATCGGCACCGGCGCTGAGCGGATCGCCATCGGCTGCCCGTTCTGCCGGGTGATGATCTCTGACGGCCTGACGGCTGCTCAGGCCGGCGGCGTTGCCGAGTCGGTCGAGGTCGTCGACGTCGCGCAGATGCTGCTGGCTGCTGTTCGCCGTGGGACTGCGGATGGGGATGGCGTTGGTGCTGGCGCTGGCCCTGCGGATGGCGGCTCGTCGTCGGGTGAGGCTGACGGTGGCCGGATGCCGGCCGCGCCGGCTCCCGAGGTCACCGCACCTGCCGCTGCGGCCACCGCCGCTGCCGCGGGTGCCGCTGGCGCCTCCGCGGGTGCTGCCGTCGTGGGTGCAGCCGCCGCGTCCACCCGTACCGAGATCGACCAAAAGGTCACTCCAGGTACAGCCACCACCAACGCCGAAGCCGACCCCTGGGACACCCCAGCCACGTCTAGTCCAGATGCTTCACAGGGTGAGCCAGCCGAGCCGGACCCGTGGGACCAACCAGCGGCAGCAGCACCCGCGGCAGGCGAGAGCGAGCCGGACCCCTGGGACGAATCTGCCGCCCCGGCATCCCCCACGGCACCCGCAGCGGCCGCTGCAACTGAACCCGACCCGTGGGACGAACTTGCCGCGCCGGCATCCGCCGCAGCCGCGACCGAGCCAGACCCCTGGGACGAGCCCGCCGCACCGGCATCCCCCACGGCACCCGCAGCAGCCGCTGCAACCGAGCCAGACCCGTGGGACGAGCCCACCACGCCGGCACCTGCCGCACAGGTGGCAGCCGCGAGCGAGCCCGACCCCTGGGACGAGCCCGCCGCACCGGCATCCCCCACGGCACCCGCAGCAGCCGCTGCAACCGAGCCAGACCCGTGGGACGAGCCCGCCGCACCGGCATCCCCCACGGCACCCTGA
- the pnuC gene encoding nicotinamide riboside transporter PnuC, with amino-acid sequence MIDWMLEQWMQIVGFGTGAVCVLLATRRNIWNYPVGIANNIVFLVVFLPAGLYAAAALQVLYLVLGVHGWLRWTRGVEHDSGYIARTPHRAVPGLIAAGLALTAVLVWVLTSFTDSQVALADAATTAGSMVAQYMLNRKWLETWFVWIAVDIAFVALSIATGLWVIAALYALFVGLCVHGWRAWRRVEQSQGVAPAAAVSPVPA; translated from the coding sequence GTGATCGACTGGATGCTCGAGCAGTGGATGCAGATCGTCGGGTTCGGGACCGGCGCGGTGTGCGTGCTGCTCGCGACGCGGCGCAACATCTGGAACTACCCCGTGGGGATCGCCAACAACATCGTGTTCCTCGTCGTCTTCCTACCGGCCGGGCTCTACGCGGCGGCCGCCCTCCAGGTGCTCTACCTCGTGCTGGGGGTGCACGGCTGGCTGCGCTGGACGCGTGGGGTCGAGCACGACAGCGGCTACATCGCGCGCACCCCACACCGTGCCGTGCCGGGGCTCATCGCCGCGGGGCTGGCACTCACTGCGGTGCTCGTGTGGGTGCTCACCTCGTTCACCGACTCGCAGGTCGCGCTCGCGGATGCCGCGACGACGGCGGGCAGCATGGTCGCCCAGTACATGCTCAACCGGAAGTGGCTCGAGACCTGGTTCGTGTGGATCGCCGTCGACATCGCCTTCGTCGCCCTGTCCATCGCCACCGGGCTCTGGGTCATCGCCGCGCTCTACGCCCTGTTCGTCGGGCTCTGCGTCCACGGGTGGCGGGCCTGGCGCCGCGTCGAGCAGTCCCAGGGTGTCGCCCCCGCCGCGGCCGTGAGCCCCGTGCCCGCATGA
- a CDS encoding AAA family ATPase has product MTRQRQRHRHRHGLVIGKFYPLHSGHSHLIREAQRQCERVTVEVLGASVESIAVQTRAEWVREEHPSVHVVAELDDAPVDFESDSAWDAHVAVIAGLLDEPVDAVFTCDPYGEELARRLGAEWVQVDAGRVRNPVSGTAIRADLAGHWSELAPSVRASLAARVVVLGAESTGSTTLAVALADHLGTLWVPEYGREWSVAREGGLTAPWRSDEFDLITDRQVALEERALRRVPTPLLVCDTDVLATALWHERYVGSPAPRLMARAAAHTPDLYVLTGDEIPFVQDGLRDGEAIRHDMQQRFRDVLAAQVVPWLEVRGSVTERLTASVPAIRAAMARRFTFAAPLEGRPHDEQVALARHAAQSSDAHPHH; this is encoded by the coding sequence ATGACGCGGCAGCGGCAGCGCCACCGGCACCGCCACGGACTCGTCATCGGCAAGTTCTACCCGCTGCACAGTGGCCACTCCCACCTCATCCGCGAGGCCCAGCGCCAGTGCGAGCGAGTGACGGTCGAGGTGCTCGGGGCCTCGGTCGAGTCCATCGCGGTGCAGACCCGGGCCGAGTGGGTCCGCGAGGAGCACCCGAGCGTGCACGTCGTCGCCGAGCTGGATGACGCCCCGGTCGACTTCGAGTCCGACAGCGCGTGGGACGCCCACGTCGCCGTCATCGCCGGGTTGCTCGACGAGCCCGTGGATGCCGTGTTCACCTGCGACCCGTACGGCGAGGAACTCGCCCGCCGTCTTGGCGCCGAGTGGGTGCAGGTCGACGCCGGCCGGGTGCGGAACCCAGTGTCGGGCACGGCGATCCGCGCTGACCTCGCCGGCCACTGGAGCGAGTTGGCGCCGTCGGTGCGGGCCTCGCTCGCGGCCCGGGTCGTCGTGCTCGGCGCCGAGTCCACCGGGTCGACCACCCTGGCGGTGGCGCTCGCCGACCACCTCGGCACGCTGTGGGTGCCTGAGTACGGGCGCGAGTGGTCGGTGGCCCGAGAGGGTGGCCTCACGGCCCCGTGGCGCAGCGACGAGTTCGACCTCATCACCGATCGGCAGGTCGCCCTCGAGGAGCGCGCCCTGCGCCGGGTGCCGACACCGCTCCTCGTCTGCGACACGGACGTGCTCGCCACGGCCCTGTGGCACGAGCGCTATGTCGGCTCCCCAGCACCCCGGCTGATGGCCCGGGCGGCGGCGCACACCCCCGACCTCTACGTGCTGACCGGCGACGAGATCCCGTTCGTCCAGGACGGCCTGCGCGACGGTGAAGCCATCCGCCATGACATGCAGCAGCGCTTCCGTGACGTCCTCGCCGCCCAGGTCGTGCCGTGGCTCGAGGTGCGGGGGAGCGTGACCGAGCGCCTCACGGCATCCGTCCCCGCCATCCGCGCCGCGATGGCACGCCGGTTCACCTTCGCCGCGCCCCTCGAAGGGCGTCCGCACGACGAGCAGGTGGCGCTTGCCCGCCACGCCGCCCAGAGCAGCGACGCCCATCCCCACCACTAG
- a CDS encoding AAA family ATPase — MANRWLKISTSPTTPAVSGGVDQWTAEDLFRDHDQPADRSLDEKLRQSYYWIVNRAVISPYYDIEFSTRLPVSFPLGDAGATLTLPTEASYSSNVLLPLLTFAVGGKCLLIGGPGRGKTTVAVLMGVLAGSSSDEVRRGVRQGQPQLTISDLVGIPLPRDLINAASLSEITIAWKGWLTRPVKIIDEYNRIPTKTQSALLTMVAEGYVESHDQVHATNPDKGVESWFFTANDDAGGGTFPVIQALRDRMDVTVQAASFNSRFLDELITRVEAGEKPEEHVPGDLVFTREEQVAMRAQIRAVPVPAPIRRRLEFFLSHFEFVQHGGRRFEYRTKDTVTTAGGRVGEVIDANTGADLATDLGAQTINGLSVRALQTLVVYAKAIAWFRRADEVGVDDVAAILPFVLRGKLLPNPTHPRFDIGAERELATDVMSWLSDLFTESCRQFEALGRGKQDPVRDLLAQLDAGLDGVSAVEVSRRITEIESRIRAVSRTKKLYGRDFDDLTTLKYLHQRYTAYARWAQRS; from the coding sequence ATGGCGAACCGCTGGCTCAAGATCTCCACCTCACCCACGACGCCGGCCGTCTCCGGGGGTGTCGACCAGTGGACGGCAGAGGACCTCTTCCGCGACCACGACCAGCCGGCCGACAGGTCCTTGGACGAGAAGCTGCGGCAGTCGTACTACTGGATCGTCAACCGGGCGGTGATCTCGCCGTACTACGACATCGAGTTCTCCACGCGTCTGCCGGTGTCCTTTCCCCTCGGGGATGCCGGTGCGACCCTGACCCTGCCCACCGAGGCCTCGTACTCGTCCAACGTCCTGTTGCCCCTGCTCACCTTCGCCGTGGGCGGCAAGTGCCTGCTCATCGGCGGCCCGGGCCGCGGCAAGACGACTGTGGCGGTGCTCATGGGGGTGCTCGCCGGGTCGTCGTCCGACGAGGTGCGCCGCGGGGTGCGCCAGGGGCAGCCGCAGCTGACGATCAGTGACCTCGTCGGCATCCCGCTGCCGCGTGACCTCATCAACGCAGCCAGCCTGAGCGAGATCACCATCGCGTGGAAGGGCTGGCTGACGCGGCCGGTCAAGATCATCGACGAGTACAACCGGATTCCCACCAAGACCCAGTCGGCCCTGCTGACCATGGTTGCCGAGGGCTACGTCGAGAGCCACGACCAGGTGCACGCGACCAACCCCGACAAGGGTGTCGAGAGCTGGTTCTTCACCGCCAACGACGATGCGGGCGGTGGCACCTTCCCCGTCATCCAGGCGCTGCGCGACCGCATGGACGTCACCGTGCAGGCAGCGAGCTTCAACAGCCGCTTCCTCGACGAGCTCATCACCCGCGTCGAGGCCGGGGAGAAGCCCGAGGAGCACGTGCCCGGCGACCTGGTGTTCACCCGCGAGGAGCAGGTTGCGATGCGGGCGCAGATCCGTGCCGTTCCCGTCCCGGCGCCGATCCGCCGCAGGCTCGAGTTCTTCCTCAGCCACTTCGAGTTCGTGCAGCACGGTGGCCGCCGCTTCGAGTACCGCACCAAGGACACCGTGACGACGGCCGGCGGGCGGGTTGGCGAGGTCATCGACGCGAACACCGGCGCCGACCTCGCGACCGACCTCGGCGCTCAGACGATCAACGGGTTGTCGGTGCGGGCGCTGCAGACCCTCGTCGTCTACGCGAAGGCGATCGCGTGGTTCCGCCGTGCCGACGAGGTGGGGGTCGACGACGTCGCCGCGATCCTCCCGTTCGTCCTGCGCGGGAAGCTGCTGCCCAACCCCACCCACCCCCGCTTCGACATCGGGGCCGAGCGCGAACTGGCCACCGACGTCATGAGCTGGCTCAGCGACCTGTTCACCGAGTCGTGCCGCCAGTTCGAGGCACTCGGCCGCGGAAAGCAGGACCCGGTCCGCGACCTTCTGGCGCAGTTGGATGCCGGGTTGGACGGCGTCTCGGCCGTCGAGGTCTCGCGGCGGATCACCGAGATCGAGTCGCGGATCCGGGCGGTGTCACGCACCAAGAAGCTCTACGGCCGCGACTTCGACGACCTCACCACCCTGAAGTACCTCCACCAGCGGTACACCGCCTACGCGCGCTGGGCGCAGCGGTCGTGA
- a CDS encoding potassium transporter Kef has protein sequence MSAAAATTRTTAMPGHLANEAIPRSIRSATALDVLGLDLSLATRNVERAHGDPTRFALAFAAGYHADLAMAREMAVTVVAVAAWRAGAMALRDDALARIEALPAEDVTSRRVVSAALGPAVDDLASFLERQRTDRFWWPGRAANRGYVCSVGGFAGLGGAWVAPPTRGFALSEPGAFGILAGDTWWRLDADVWGSRLTRLDDAPDPASDHSVSIVCQPTSYLAWVLVRDAA, from the coding sequence GTGAGCGCAGCCGCCGCCACGACGCGCACCACGGCGATGCCGGGGCACCTCGCCAACGAAGCCATCCCCCGAAGCATCAGGTCCGCGACGGCGCTCGACGTCCTGGGCTTGGACCTGTCCCTGGCCACCCGCAACGTCGAGCGTGCCCACGGGGACCCCACGCGGTTCGCCCTGGCATTCGCTGCCGGCTACCACGCGGACCTCGCGATGGCGCGGGAGATGGCCGTCACCGTGGTGGCGGTGGCGGCGTGGCGAGCCGGGGCCATGGCGTTGCGAGACGATGCGCTGGCCCGCATCGAGGCGCTTCCGGCCGAGGACGTCACCTCCCGCCGGGTGGTCTCAGCGGCTCTGGGCCCGGCCGTGGACGACCTGGCGAGCTTCCTCGAACGCCAACGCACCGACCGGTTCTGGTGGCCGGGGCGTGCCGCCAACCGCGGCTACGTCTGCTCCGTCGGCGGGTTCGCCGGCCTCGGGGGAGCCTGGGTGGCACCGCCGACCCGGGGCTTCGCGCTGAGCGAACCCGGTGCCTTCGGCATCCTCGCCGGCGACACCTGGTGGCGGCTGGACGCCGACGTGTGGGGATCGCGACTCACGCGCCTCGACGACGCCCCCGACCCGGCATCCGATCACAGCGTTTCGATCGTCTGCCAACCGACCTCCTACCTCGCGTGGGTGCTCGTTCGGGATGCCGCGTGA
- a CDS encoding VWA domain-containing protein: protein MNATAPARHEVPLTGAAREAWESALDLWGVHLHDARLAPGAGLAHGAPAWFTFPPEITVDPVMVEQFGGSAELESVFAHEIGHHVLAPSTRIDALKIRHQLARALLAAGAPSLREQDLALLSNLWSDLLVNARVANLQRVRDAAGGPGGEPGIVRFARLFYRSGLKTTNRLWWVYVRCHELTWGLPAGTLAARQPPAADTALRAAPITDGPDLDDIPQRYREQEKALRAARAATAQAQLDLLRFVTTHPEADARLAARLVRTFAADPVGGALRFGVLAAPYLVEEGLTRTGTGAGVVDGASPAFPCNADGAPATGEEVGRVLADRRMSGPVPTRDTEGFDDVDEAQRQGDHHQRGGDDEAPDGGQGFGVARTLEIYATSDAAAVLAAAYRAQAAPWVRPFTRPRPAQPTAELPGPIDAWEVGDDLADLDWPQTLQAGSVVIPGVTTRRLTYLDDDPTLLDEAGLELDLYIDSSGSMPHPSHGSPAVLAGTILALSVLRGGGRVRVTSFSGPGQVAGSDFSRDHVGIVNDLAWFFAGGTSFPLDLLDARYRPLPRARDDMVRHLVVLSDDGLVSMFGVGNGQFAHVAKDTRAKLTTATLVLLDHRRSVDALAAEAGYDVLYLDTMDQAPEICSWLAKVLHG, encoded by the coding sequence GTGAACGCCACCGCTCCGGCGCGACACGAGGTGCCCCTCACCGGCGCGGCGCGTGAGGCGTGGGAGTCGGCCCTGGACCTGTGGGGAGTGCACCTGCACGACGCCCGGCTCGCCCCTGGTGCCGGGCTCGCGCACGGTGCGCCTGCCTGGTTCACCTTCCCACCGGAGATCACGGTCGACCCGGTCATGGTCGAGCAGTTCGGGGGCAGCGCCGAGCTCGAGAGCGTGTTCGCCCACGAGATCGGGCACCACGTGCTCGCCCCCAGCACCCGCATCGACGCGCTGAAGATCCGCCACCAGCTCGCGCGGGCCCTCCTCGCCGCGGGTGCTCCCTCACTGCGCGAGCAGGACCTCGCGCTGCTGTCTAACCTGTGGAGCGACCTGCTCGTCAACGCCCGCGTCGCCAACCTGCAGCGGGTGCGGGATGCCGCCGGGGGGCCGGGTGGGGAGCCCGGCATCGTCCGGTTCGCGCGCCTGTTCTACCGCTCAGGTCTGAAGACCACGAATCGCTTGTGGTGGGTCTATGTGCGGTGCCACGAGCTCACGTGGGGGTTGCCCGCCGGCACGCTCGCCGCACGGCAGCCGCCGGCTGCGGACACTGCGCTGCGGGCCGCGCCGATCACGGACGGTCCCGACCTGGACGACATCCCCCAGCGGTATCGCGAGCAGGAGAAGGCGCTGCGGGCCGCACGCGCCGCCACGGCTCAAGCCCAACTCGACCTGCTTCGGTTCGTGACGACCCACCCCGAGGCCGACGCCCGACTCGCCGCTCGACTGGTGCGCACCTTTGCCGCTGATCCGGTCGGGGGAGCGCTGCGATTTGGGGTGCTTGCGGCGCCCTACCTCGTCGAGGAGGGACTCACGAGAACCGGCACCGGCGCCGGCGTCGTGGACGGCGCCTCCCCCGCATTCCCGTGCAACGCCGACGGCGCACCCGCCACCGGCGAAGAAGTGGGTCGGGTGCTGGCTGATCGACGGATGTCAGGCCCGGTCCCCACGCGTGACACGGAGGGCTTCGACGACGTCGACGAAGCTCAGCGGCAGGGCGACCACCACCAGCGGGGAGGCGACGACGAGGCACCTGACGGGGGTCAGGGGTTCGGGGTGGCACGCACCCTGGAGATCTACGCGACCTCGGACGCCGCCGCCGTCCTCGCCGCCGCTTACCGCGCCCAGGCGGCGCCGTGGGTGCGGCCGTTCACCCGGCCGCGGCCAGCACAGCCGACGGCCGAGCTTCCCGGCCCGATCGACGCCTGGGAGGTCGGGGACGACCTCGCCGACCTGGACTGGCCGCAGACCCTGCAGGCCGGCAGTGTCGTGATCCCGGGGGTCACGACGCGTCGACTCACCTACCTCGACGACGACCCGACCCTCCTCGACGAGGCCGGCCTCGAGCTTGACCTGTACATCGACTCCTCCGGCTCGATGCCCCACCCCAGCCATGGCTCACCGGCGGTGCTCGCCGGGACGATCCTCGCCCTGTCGGTGCTGCGCGGCGGCGGCCGGGTGCGGGTCACGAGCTTCTCAGGACCCGGGCAGGTCGCCGGCAGTGACTTCAGTCGCGACCACGTGGGCATCGTCAACGACCTCGCGTGGTTCTTCGCTGGAGGCACGAGCTTCCCCCTCGACCTGCTCGACGCGCGCTACCGGCCGCTGCCACGTGCCCGTGACGACATGGTGCGTCACCTCGTCGTCCTCTCCGACGATGGTCTCGTCTCGATGTTCGGCGTCGGCAACGGGCAGTTCGCCCACGTCGCGAAGGACACCCGCGCCAAGCTGACCACCGCCACGCTGGTCCTGCTCGACCACCGGCGCAGCGTCGACGCGCTCGCGGCCGAGGCCGGATACGACGTGCTCTACCTCGACACCATGGACCAGGCTCCCGAGATCTGCTCCTGGCTCGCGAAGGTGCTCCATGGCTGA
- a CDS encoding phosphohydrolase — MADSAALLAAWLAVATSEDEAWAAARPGPPLAEVAARLATVPRPFLDDAVSISALAGDVVGSPLAAIPFVDDPRVRTGAAIGLWLRASEDLIGPFTPSARWAHPRGVDALALRLAPVVDPQDWLADDERREEATRTYLLWSGFLPAGEDAATARSLFDARDSLSRDAALADAFAVQRHRADLARRLAEARAQEAAARYSSE; from the coding sequence ATGGCTGACAGCGCTGCCCTGCTCGCGGCCTGGCTCGCCGTGGCGACCTCGGAGGACGAGGCCTGGGCCGCCGCCCGCCCGGGCCCCCCGCTGGCCGAGGTCGCCGCCCGCCTCGCCACCGTGCCCCGCCCCTTCCTCGACGACGCCGTCTCGATCAGTGCCCTCGCCGGTGACGTCGTCGGCTCGCCCCTCGCGGCCATCCCGTTCGTCGACGACCCGCGGGTGCGCACGGGGGCGGCGATCGGGTTGTGGCTGCGGGCCAGCGAAGACCTCATCGGCCCGTTCACCCCGTCGGCGCGCTGGGCCCACCCGCGAGGGGTCGACGCGCTCGCACTGCGCCTCGCACCCGTCGTGGACCCGCAGGACTGGCTGGCCGATGACGAGCGCCGGGAGGAGGCCACCCGCACCTACCTCCTGTGGTCCGGGTTCCTGCCCGCCGGGGAGGATGCCGCGACGGCGCGTTCCCTCTTCGACGCCCGCGACTCCCTGAGCCGCGACGCCGCGCTCGCCGACGCCTTCGCCGTGCAACGGCATCGCGCAGACCTGGCGCGCCGCCTCGCCGAGGCGCGCGCCCAGGAGGCGGCCGCGAGGTACAGCAGTGAGTGA